The following coding sequences are from one uncultured Desulfobacter sp. window:
- a CDS encoding sigma 54-interacting transcriptional regulator: MTSSLAISPKMTALIDSMHNPVFVIDGSGSLVWCNQPGEQIIGQSRAKLLGRQLTDILKKSMLHNILKTGRSESVQKIVIGDKTYVSNRTPILMGKKIVGAMAVLQDISELEHISTELTATRNLSNELTAIIESSFDGIYVTDGEARTIRLNKAYEKLTGLRREELLGRTMHDLVAEGFFNESVTLKVLASRRPESLIQQVRSGKTYMVTGTPVFDKSGEISLVVTNVRDVTELHSLQRRMKNMESLQTQYLAELARLKNQAQADDKHIIISKKMMDVHALALRLGKVDSTVLIQGESGVGKEVVADIIHAASPRKEKPMMKISCAAIPEQLLESELFGYAEGAFTGAKRSGRPGLFEMADKGTLLLDEIGEMPLGLQAKLLRVVQDKQCVRIGSSKPVCVDVRILAATNRDLTQMVARKEFRKDLFFRLNVVPVHIPPLRERKEAIPGFVQHFLKQLNEKYGYDKYFSPRAMDCLCDNDWPGNVRELKNLIERVVVVTHDREISLESLPARMTQARIAPRPSQYTHTTLKAAMDEFERTIIAQVLAEQGSTRKAAQVLGVNQSTICRKAARHGIPCR; this comes from the coding sequence ATGACATCTTCCCTTGCCATATCCCCTAAAATGACAGCGCTGATCGATTCCATGCACAATCCGGTGTTTGTGATTGATGGATCGGGCAGCCTGGTCTGGTGCAACCAGCCGGGAGAGCAGATTATCGGTCAATCCAGGGCCAAGCTGCTCGGCAGGCAGTTGACCGATATCCTAAAAAAATCCATGCTGCACAATATTCTGAAAACCGGTAGATCGGAATCGGTTCAGAAAATTGTCATCGGGGATAAAACCTATGTGTCCAATCGCACGCCCATTCTCATGGGCAAAAAAATTGTGGGGGCCATGGCCGTGCTCCAGGACATCTCCGAGCTGGAACATATTTCAACCGAGCTGACGGCGACCCGGAATCTGAGCAACGAGCTTACCGCCATCATTGAATCTTCTTTTGACGGCATCTATGTCACGGACGGGGAGGCCCGGACCATCCGGCTGAACAAGGCCTACGAGAAACTCACCGGCCTTCGGCGGGAGGAACTTTTGGGCCGGACCATGCATGATCTTGTGGCCGAAGGTTTTTTTAACGAATCCGTGACGCTGAAGGTATTAGCGTCCCGCCGGCCCGAATCGTTAATTCAGCAGGTGCGCTCCGGCAAAACCTATATGGTGACAGGCACCCCGGTGTTTGATAAATCCGGGGAAATCAGCCTGGTGGTCACCAATGTAAGGGATGTGACCGAACTGCACAGCCTGCAGCGGCGCATGAAAAATATGGAGTCGCTGCAAACCCAGTACCTGGCCGAATTGGCCCGGCTGAAGAATCAGGCCCAGGCCGATGACAAGCATATTATCATCTCCAAAAAGATGATGGATGTCCATGCATTGGCCCTGCGCCTGGGCAAAGTGGATTCCACCGTATTGATCCAGGGGGAATCCGGGGTGGGCAAAGAGGTGGTGGCGGACATCATCCACGCTGCCAGTCCCAGAAAAGAGAAACCCATGATGAAGATCAGCTGTGCGGCCATTCCCGAACAGCTGCTGGAATCCGAGCTGTTCGGTTACGCCGAAGGGGCGTTCACCGGGGCCAAGCGATCAGGGCGGCCCGGACTGTTTGAGATGGCGGACAAGGGCACCTTGCTGCTGGACGAGATCGGGGAGATGCCTTTGGGCCTGCAGGCCAAACTGCTGCGGGTGGTCCAGGACAAGCAGTGTGTCCGCATCGGCAGCAGCAAACCGGTTTGTGTGGATGTCCGAATCCTTGCCGCCACCAACCGGGATCTAACCCAGATGGTGGCCCGCAAAGAGTTTAGAAAAGATCTGTTTTTCAGGCTCAATGTGGTACCGGTCCATATTCCGCCCCTTCGCGAGCGAAAGGAGGCGATCCCAGGATTCGTTCAGCATTTTTTAAAGCAGCTCAATGAAAAATACGGATATGATAAATACTTTTCCCCCCGGGCCATGGATTGCCTGTGTGATAATGACTGGCCCGGAAATGTCCGGGAACTGAAAAACCTCATCGAACGGGTGGTGGTGGTGACCCATGACCGGGAGATCTCCCTGGAGAGCCTGCCGGCCCGGATGACCCAGGCCCGCATCGCCCCCCGCCCGTCCCAGTACACCCACACCACCCTCAAGGCAGCCATGGATGAATTTGAACGGACCATTATCGCCCAGGTACTTGCCGAACAGGGCAGCACACGAAAGGCAGCGCAGGTCCTCGGGGTGAACCAATCCACCATCTGCCGCAAAGCGGCGCGACACGGCATCCCATGCCGGTAA
- a CDS encoding DUF2058 domain-containing protein, with translation MGLSLQDQLLKAGVADKKQAKKANQEKRAKRKKNKGKKTTPAPEVNQTRQEQLEQAKRSRELNRQANRERETQERLAQVKQLIEENRLDLRKYEDPYYFKVGKKIKKLYVNDEITQKLGRGQLAIVMLNSVYEIVSAEVARKIADRDPDFLVVLHNPEE, from the coding sequence ATGGGATTGTCTTTGCAGGATCAGCTCCTGAAGGCCGGGGTCGCTGATAAAAAACAGGCTAAAAAAGCCAATCAAGAGAAACGGGCTAAGCGCAAAAAAAATAAAGGCAAGAAAACTACACCTGCGCCTGAAGTCAACCAAACCCGGCAGGAGCAGCTGGAACAGGCCAAACGGAGCCGGGAACTCAACCGCCAGGCCAACCGGGAGCGGGAAACACAGGAACGACTGGCCCAGGTTAAGCAGTTGATAGAGGAAAATCGTCTGGACTTGAGAAAATATGAAGATCCTTACTATTTCAAGGTGGGCAAAAAAATAAAAAAACTCTATGTTAACGATGAAATTACCCAGAAACTTGGCCGGGGACAGCTTGCCATTGTGATGCTGAACAGTGTATACGAAATCGTTTCGGCGGAAGTTGCCCGGAAAATAGCCGACCGTGATCCCGATTTCTTGGTGGTACTTCATAACCCGGAAGAATAG
- a CDS encoding methyl-accepting chemotaxis protein, with protein MRSLIDDITEMLEAKIAVSPESALKYAKAIQFVLNADRDAYQAMEARLRAMTATDFDRIDAYQADSVANIQQVGERMEKASIQFDRAMMGKYLEFQKFFQAWQTTNQEAIRLSHILKQNRDEVATVEAQAMVKFDETRDAIDVMGSQSDQVSSEYVALAYQEAETVNRLALESKKTIKSMTTASIILFAVVLLILIVVSSVVVNAIVKPINNAAHGLKDIAEGDGDLTTRLVVQTKDEVGQLSDSFNKFIEKLHQMIIDIKQGVETLSSSSTQMASIADAMSEGADQTLQRSDAVAAASEEMNTNMSSVTMLMGESSANLNAVASAAEEMNSTITEIAGNAENARTIATNSVSKANESTQVMNELSQSANDIGKVVETITDISEQVNLLSLNASIEAARAGEAGKGFAVVANEIKDLAKQTSDATLDIKNRIEDIQKSSTSSLGSIEEISTVITDVNDIVSTIATAVEEQSSATREIARNIGQASSGIDDVNSNVNQSAAVSAKIAKDIKGVHDASEEIAEKSNQVKLSADALSELAGKLDGMVGRFKV; from the coding sequence ATGCGGTCGTTGATTGACGACATTACGGAAATGCTTGAAGCCAAAATCGCTGTGTCCCCGGAATCCGCTTTGAAATACGCAAAAGCCATTCAATTTGTGCTTAATGCGGATCGCGATGCCTATCAGGCGATGGAAGCCAGACTTCGGGCAATGACCGCAACGGATTTTGACCGTATTGATGCGTACCAAGCTGACAGTGTTGCCAATATCCAACAGGTGGGAGAGCGCATGGAGAAAGCGTCAATACAATTTGACAGGGCCATGATGGGTAAGTATCTTGAATTTCAAAAATTTTTCCAAGCGTGGCAAACGACCAACCAGGAGGCCATTCGACTCAGCCATATCCTGAAACAAAACCGTGACGAAGTCGCAACGGTTGAAGCCCAGGCAATGGTTAAATTTGATGAGACCCGGGATGCTATCGATGTTATGGGCAGTCAAAGTGACCAAGTCTCAAGCGAATATGTTGCCTTGGCATATCAAGAAGCTGAAACGGTGAATCGGCTGGCGCTCGAGTCTAAAAAAACCATAAAATCGATGACAACGGCATCCATCATACTGTTCGCTGTCGTTTTATTAATCCTGATTGTTGTTTCCAGTGTTGTGGTCAATGCAATCGTGAAACCCATAAATAATGCTGCGCACGGCCTTAAGGATATTGCAGAAGGAGACGGGGATTTAACCACGCGCCTGGTCGTTCAGACCAAGGATGAAGTGGGACAGTTATCCGACAGTTTTAATAAATTCATTGAGAAACTGCACCAAATGATCATCGATATAAAACAGGGGGTGGAAACCCTTTCCTCATCATCCACACAGATGGCATCCATTGCGGATGCGATGTCGGAAGGCGCCGATCAAACACTACAGCGGTCAGATGCCGTTGCCGCCGCATCCGAGGAGATGAATACCAACATGAGTTCGGTGACAATGTTGATGGGCGAATCCAGTGCCAACCTTAATGCGGTTGCCAGTGCCGCTGAAGAGATGAATTCAACCATAACCGAAATAGCCGGCAATGCAGAAAACGCGCGAACCATAGCTACCAATTCCGTGTCTAAAGCAAATGAGTCCACACAGGTTATGAACGAATTAAGCCAATCTGCCAATGACATCGGTAAAGTTGTTGAAACCATAACGGATATATCCGAACAGGTGAATCTTCTCTCTTTGAATGCCAGCATTGAAGCGGCAAGGGCCGGTGAGGCCGGAAAAGGCTTTGCCGTTGTTGCAAATGAGATTAAAGATCTTGCAAAACAGACATCCGATGCCACGTTGGACATTAAAAACAGGATTGAAGATATCCAGAAAAGTTCCACAAGCTCGCTGGGCAGCATTGAAGAGATTTCAACTGTTATCACGGACGTGAACGATATTGTTTCTACAATTGCCACGGCCGTTGAGGAACAGTCTTCCGCCACACGTGAAATTGCCCGGAATATCGGTCAGGCCTCCAGCGGTATTGACGATGTCAACTCAAATGTAAATCAGAGCGCAGCGGTGTCTGCAAAAATTGCCAAGGATATTAAGGGTGTGCATGATGCATCAGAAGAGATCGCTGAAAAAAGTAACCAGGTTAAACTAAGTGCAGACGCGCTATCTGAACTTGCCGGCAAGCTCGATGGCATGGTTGGCCGATTTAAAGTTTAA
- a CDS encoding argininosuccinate synthase, translating into MAKEKVVLAYSGGLDTSVILKWLLEQGYEVFAYMADIGQDEDFQAAEQKALKIGASKVFIEDMKKEFVTDYIFPVFKSNTVYEGRYLLGTAIARPIIAKKQIEIAKQVGAQYVSHGATGKGNDQVRFELSYYALNPAIKVIAPWKNADFLNAFQGRSDLLAYAEKHGIPTKQTAAKPYSEDDNLLHISHEAGILEDPGTICDESIYCRTVSPEQAPDTPTRITIEFKNGIPVKVKNLEDGTEKTDALDLFLYLNQLGSENGIGRLDMVENRFVGIKSRGVYETPGGAILHEAHKDIEGIAMDREVMRLRDMLAPRLGELVYYGFWFSPEMEFIMAAIDKSQELIDGEVTLKLFKGVAYPISRTSPSSLYNQNLSSMDITGGYNQEDAEGFIRVNAIRLMAHRDITGRN; encoded by the coding sequence ATGGCAAAGGAAAAAGTGGTTCTGGCGTATTCGGGTGGACTGGATACGTCGGTTATCCTCAAATGGCTGCTTGAGCAAGGTTACGAAGTGTTTGCATACATGGCCGACATCGGCCAGGATGAAGATTTTCAGGCAGCAGAACAAAAAGCCCTTAAAATCGGTGCATCAAAAGTGTTCATCGAAGATATGAAAAAGGAATTTGTCACCGATTATATATTCCCCGTTTTCAAGTCAAATACGGTTTACGAAGGCCGCTATCTATTAGGTACCGCCATTGCCCGACCGATCATTGCCAAAAAGCAGATTGAAATCGCAAAACAAGTCGGGGCCCAGTATGTCTCCCACGGTGCCACAGGCAAAGGAAACGACCAGGTGCGGTTTGAGTTGTCCTACTATGCCCTGAACCCGGCCATCAAAGTCATAGCCCCGTGGAAAAATGCGGATTTTCTCAATGCTTTCCAGGGCCGGTCGGATCTTCTGGCCTATGCTGAAAAACACGGGATTCCCACCAAGCAGACGGCAGCCAAACCCTATAGTGAAGATGATAACCTGCTGCACATTTCACACGAAGCAGGCATTCTTGAAGATCCGGGCACCATCTGCGATGAAAGCATCTATTGCCGCACTGTATCTCCGGAGCAGGCGCCGGACACCCCCACCCGCATCACCATTGAATTTAAAAACGGCATTCCGGTCAAGGTGAAAAACCTGGAAGACGGCACCGAAAAGACAGATGCCTTGGACCTGTTTTTATACCTGAATCAGCTGGGATCCGAAAACGGCATCGGCCGTCTGGACATGGTGGAAAACCGGTTTGTGGGCATAAAGTCCAGGGGCGTGTATGAGACACCGGGCGGTGCCATTCTGCACGAGGCACACAAGGATATCGAAGGCATTGCCATGGACCGTGAGGTCATGCGCCTTCGGGATATGCTGGCCCCCCGACTTGGAGAACTGGTTTACTACGGTTTCTGGTTCAGCCCTGAAATGGAATTTATCATGGCTGCCATCGACAAAAGCCAGGAGCTCATTGACGGTGAAGTGACCCTGAAACTGTTCAAAGGGGTGGCCTATCCGATCTCCAGAACCTCTCCGTCTTCTCTGTACAACCAGAACCTGTCCTCCATGGACATCACCGGCGGCTACAACCAGGAAGATGCCGAAGGCTTTATCCGTGTCAACGCCATCCGCCTGATGGCCCACAGGGACATCACCGGCAGGAACTAA
- a CDS encoding polyhydroxyalkanoic acid system family protein, whose product MADIDINKSHSLEISDARGRLEKMAGDLQARYGIKSAWTGNTATLSGTGLKKGVVELTDSAINVRITLGFLAKAMKGKVQEQVNMALDNALS is encoded by the coding sequence ATGGCTGATATTGATATCAACAAATCTCACAGTTTGGAAATAAGTGACGCCCGGGGGCGTCTTGAAAAAATGGCGGGTGATCTCCAGGCCCGATACGGCATCAAAAGCGCATGGACCGGCAACACGGCAACCCTTTCCGGAACCGGATTGAAAAAAGGTGTTGTTGAATTGACCGACTCGGCAATCAACGTCCGGATCACCCTGGGGTTTCTCGCCAAAGCGATGAAGGGTAAAGTTCAAGAGCAGGTAAACATGGCCTTGGATAATGCCCTGTCCTAA
- a CDS encoding PAS domain S-box protein: MTIMVFSVALLALATPWGPVCLSAATPKQADVLTRQERLWLNAHDGRIRFAPSPTYAPVCYRDSNGRFRGITMDYVRHMEAALGFAFKIVVCESWDEIIAKARSREIDVVGNIQRTNKRAEYLRFTDPYLTIPNAVITRKDVNRSLSLKTMSGMRVAAVEGYATAAYISENLPEIHLIRVPDNLDGLQAVSFGRLDAIVTDLAIASHTINHHGITNLKMAGTVPEFTWHLSFACRSDQPILYQILAKGLESVSAAERQEIRKRWISIEKPSHLYRDKRFYLYIGMTFLLGLLACVVWTRALHRLVSKRTEELYQSEIRYRSISEDMPVMICRFLPDGELTYVNAAYSKYFGKTPETLIGSCFLSLIPEEDHKQIMDALAILTPEAPAQSHEHRVHAPNGETRWQRWTNRALFDAQGRIAAFQAIGEDITEWKQATERLSYVIQGMNAGTWEWNVQTGETRFNERWADIIGYTLDEISPVSIETWTKFCHPDDTDAYRRRLQMCFNGRAEYYTNEARMRHKNNEWIWVLDRGKVITWTQDGKPEWMYGTHQDITEQKQAEATLRANEEKLRLIIEQSPLGVCINDLNGRFISVNPAYETLTGYTEKELKNLTLFDITHPDDRPESRRLFGDMTGKETVGFRMKKRYIRKDGSERSIISHSSPICDASGSPLFGLAFIEDTTERKKAKREREKLQGQLSQAQKMEAVGRLAGGVAHDFNNMLTIILGNTEMAMESLDPGQPVLDDLQEIKKAAERSSNLVRQLLAFARKQTVSPEVLDLNTTVAGMIKMLKRLIGEDIDLVWLPGKAVWPVKIDPGQIDQILANLCVNARDAIAGVGKMIIETGNTIFDEAYCAVHAGFKPGEYAMLAMSDTGCGMDAQTLANIFEPFFTTKAQDKGTGLGLSTVYGVVKQNQGFINVYSEPEQGTTFKIYLPRHRTEADALPDQQPKTPAGDAHETILLVEDDPAILKVTMRMIERHGYSVIAAATPGEAVELAHTYKGEINLLMTDVIMPEMNGRDLAENICNHTPNLKCLFMSGYTANVIAHHGVLDQGVNFIQKPFSKDDLAAKLREVLDET, encoded by the coding sequence ATGACCATAATGGTATTTTCGGTCGCATTGCTTGCGCTGGCGACGCCATGGGGCCCGGTTTGCCTTTCAGCTGCGACCCCAAAGCAGGCGGATGTTTTGACCAGGCAGGAACGTCTCTGGCTTAACGCCCATGACGGTCGCATCCGGTTTGCACCGTCGCCGACATATGCGCCGGTCTGCTATCGTGATTCGAATGGCCGGTTCCGGGGAATCACCATGGACTATGTGCGGCATATGGAAGCCGCCCTTGGATTTGCATTCAAAATAGTCGTTTGTGAGAGTTGGGACGAAATCATAGCCAAAGCCCGGTCCCGGGAAATTGATGTCGTCGGCAATATCCAACGGACCAACAAGCGGGCCGAATATCTGCGCTTTACAGATCCTTACCTGACAATCCCCAATGCCGTCATTACACGAAAAGATGTGAACCGGTCGTTGTCACTTAAAACCATGTCCGGGATGCGGGTCGCCGCTGTGGAGGGTTACGCCACGGCGGCATACATATCAGAGAACCTGCCGGAAATTCACCTCATACGTGTTCCCGACAACCTTGACGGCTTACAGGCGGTATCATTCGGCAGACTAGACGCCATCGTGACCGACCTGGCCATCGCATCCCACACCATCAACCACCACGGCATCACAAACCTGAAAATGGCCGGCACAGTCCCGGAATTCACCTGGCATCTGTCATTCGCCTGCCGCAGTGACCAACCGATTCTTTATCAAATTCTTGCAAAAGGCTTAGAATCAGTTTCCGCGGCTGAACGGCAGGAGATTCGAAAAAGATGGATATCCATTGAAAAGCCATCCCATCTCTATCGGGACAAGCGCTTTTACCTGTACATCGGGATGACATTCTTACTTGGGCTGCTGGCCTGCGTTGTCTGGACACGCGCCCTTCACAGACTGGTGTCCAAACGAACCGAGGAGCTTTACCAAAGCGAAATACGTTATCGCAGCATATCCGAAGATATGCCAGTAATGATCTGCCGCTTCCTGCCCGACGGTGAACTGACCTATGTCAATGCAGCCTATAGTAAATATTTCGGCAAAACGCCCGAGACGCTTATAGGGTCCTGTTTTTTATCACTTATCCCAGAAGAAGATCACAAACAGATTATGGACGCACTGGCCATACTAACGCCCGAAGCCCCGGCCCAATCCCATGAACATAGAGTCCATGCGCCCAATGGCGAAACCCGCTGGCAGAGATGGACCAACCGGGCCCTGTTTGACGCCCAGGGGAGGATCGCGGCTTTTCAGGCCATTGGAGAGGACATCACCGAATGGAAGCAGGCTACCGAAAGGCTCTCCTATGTTATCCAAGGCATGAATGCCGGCACCTGGGAATGGAACGTGCAGACCGGGGAAACAAGATTCAACGAACGCTGGGCCGATATTATCGGCTACACCCTGGATGAAATATCACCCGTATCCATAGAGACGTGGACAAAATTCTGCCACCCCGACGATACAGACGCGTATAGACGGCGGTTGCAGATGTGTTTCAACGGTCGTGCCGAGTACTATACCAATGAAGCGCGTATGCGCCATAAAAACAACGAGTGGATATGGGTGCTTGACCGTGGAAAAGTCATCACCTGGACCCAGGACGGCAAACCGGAATGGATGTACGGCACGCACCAGGATATCACCGAACAAAAGCAGGCCGAAGCAACGCTCAGAGCCAACGAGGAAAAACTGCGCCTGATCATTGAGCAATCACCGCTGGGTGTCTGCATCAATGATTTGAACGGCAGGTTCATCTCAGTAAATCCGGCATATGAAACACTTACGGGATACACCGAAAAAGAGCTTAAAAACCTCACCCTTTTTGATATAACCCATCCCGATGACCGGCCTGAAAGCAGGCGCCTTTTTGGCGACATGACCGGGAAGGAGACCGTCGGTTTCCGTATGAAAAAAAGATATATCCGCAAGGATGGCTCTGAAAGATCCATCATCAGCCATTCAAGCCCCATTTGCGATGCGTCGGGATCACCTCTGTTCGGGCTGGCGTTTATTGAAGACACCACAGAACGAAAAAAGGCCAAAAGAGAGCGCGAAAAGCTCCAGGGACAACTATCCCAAGCCCAAAAGATGGAAGCCGTGGGGCGTCTGGCAGGTGGTGTCGCCCACGATTTCAACAACATGCTGACAATTATCCTCGGCAACACGGAAATGGCCATGGAATCTTTAGATCCCGGGCAACCGGTTCTTGATGATCTTCAGGAAATAAAAAAAGCGGCCGAGCGCTCCAGCAACCTGGTCCGGCAACTGCTGGCCTTTGCCCGTAAACAGACCGTATCCCCGGAAGTGCTCGATCTGAATACCACCGTTGCAGGCATGATCAAAATGCTCAAGCGGCTCATCGGTGAAGACATTGACCTGGTCTGGTTGCCGGGCAAGGCGGTGTGGCCGGTCAAAATAGATCCCGGCCAGATCGACCAGATCCTGGCCAACCTGTGCGTCAATGCCCGGGACGCCATTGCAGGCGTAGGCAAGATGATCATCGAAACGGGTAACACAATATTCGATGAGGCCTACTGTGCCGTTCACGCAGGATTTAAGCCCGGGGAATATGCGATGCTGGCGATGAGTGACACCGGCTGCGGCATGGATGCCCAGACCCTGGCCAATATCTTTGAACCCTTTTTCACCACCAAGGCCCAGGACAAAGGCACCGGACTGGGCCTGTCCACGGTATATGGCGTGGTCAAACAGAACCAGGGATTCATCAACGTCTACAGCGAACCGGAGCAGGGAACAACTTTCAAAATATATTTGCCCCGCCACCGGACCGAGGCAGACGCTTTGCCGGACCAACAACCGAAAACACCGGCCGGAGATGCCCATGAGACCATCCTGCTGGTGGAAGACGACCCGGCTATCTTAAAAGTGACCATGCGGATGATAGAGCGCCATGGGTACAGCGTGATCGCAGCAGCCACCCCCGGGGAGGCCGTGGAACTGGCCCATACATACAAGGGCGAGATCAACCTGCTCATGACCGATGTCATCATGCCCGAGATGAACGGCCGCGACCTGGCCGAAAACATCTGTAATCACACCCCCAATCTCAAATGTCTGTTCATGTCCGGATACACGGCTAACGTGATCGCGCACCATGGTGTCCTGGATCAGGGCGTGAACTTCATCCAGAAACCGTTCTCCAAGGATGACCTGGCTGCCAAATTACGGGAGGTACTGGATGAAACATAA
- a CDS encoding radical SAM protein, whose protein sequence is MKYNHIFGPVPSRRLGLSLGVDLVRHKTCSLDCIYCECGPTTHLTCQRKAYVAFDTVKAELAHYFENHPDPDYVTFSGSGEPTLNPDIGRIINFIKEKKPNIRVAVLTNATLLSDPVVRTDLTRADLVMPSLDAVTSETFGSINRPDGKIDITEMIDGLKTFAGTFKGTLWLEVFILPGINDNKEELEMLGEIIRDINPARVQLNTLDRPGAVSGLTPASKQDLDRVAEIIGAANVEIIARVKDLASRDHISDEKMETMVMETIHRRPCTLEDLTAALNLEQAKLEILMKRLILEKKVESLQQERGTFYQTIKDPQ, encoded by the coding sequence ATGAAGTATAATCATATATTCGGCCCGGTCCCTTCAAGGCGTCTTGGGCTTTCCCTGGGTGTGGATCTTGTCCGTCACAAAACCTGTTCACTGGATTGTATTTACTGCGAGTGCGGCCCGACCACCCACCTGACCTGCCAACGCAAAGCGTATGTTGCCTTTGATACGGTTAAAGCAGAGCTTGCCCATTACTTTGAAAACCATCCCGACCCCGATTATGTAACCTTTTCAGGGTCCGGCGAGCCCACCTTAAATCCGGACATCGGCAGAATTATTAACTTTATCAAAGAAAAAAAGCCAAACATCCGGGTGGCCGTTCTGACCAATGCCACCCTGCTGTCCGACCCTGTTGTCCGAACGGATTTAACCCGGGCAGATCTGGTCATGCCCTCCCTGGACGCGGTAACATCCGAAACCTTTGGGTCGATCAACCGTCCTGACGGGAAGATTGATATTACCGAGATGATTGACGGGCTTAAAACCTTTGCCGGGACCTTTAAAGGCACGCTCTGGCTGGAGGTCTTTATCCTGCCCGGGATCAACGATAACAAAGAAGAGCTTGAAATGCTGGGCGAAATCATCCGGGATATCAACCCTGCCCGGGTTCAGCTCAACACCCTGGACCGGCCCGGGGCGGTATCGGGACTCACGCCCGCCTCAAAGCAGGACCTTGACCGGGTGGCCGAAATTATTGGAGCGGCCAATGTGGAGATCATCGCCCGGGTAAAGGATCTGGCATCCAGGGATCATATCAGCGACGAAAAGATGGAAACCATGGTGATGGAAACCATTCACAGGCGTCCTTGCACCTTAGAGGATCTGACCGCAGCACTGAATCTTGAACAGGCAAAACTTGAAATTTTGATGAAACGGCTGATCCTTGAAAAAAAAGTTGAATCTCTCCAGCAGGAGCGAGGAACGTTCTATCAGACCATAAAAGATCCGCAGTAA